The following are from one region of the Vidua chalybeata isolate OUT-0048 chromosome 12, bVidCha1 merged haplotype, whole genome shotgun sequence genome:
- the IL17RD gene encoding interleukin-17 receptor D isoform X2 — MILWTANAIGIEYLKGFRVILEELKSEGRQCQQMVLKDPKQLSPSFKRTGMESQPFVNLKFETDYFVKIVPFPSIKNESNYHPFFFRTRSCELLLQPENLVCKPYWKPRNVNVTQQGFNMQVSFDHAPHNFGFRYYFLQYKLKHEGLFKQKTCRQEQNTDTTSCVLQNVSPGDYIIELVDDTNTTRKTMHYALKPVHSPWAGPIRAIAITVPLVVISAFATLFTVMCRKKQQENIYSHLDEESSESSAYAAGLHVERLRPRPKVFICYSSKDCQKHINVIQCFAYFLQDFCGCEVALDLWEDLKNCKEDQKEWLIKKINESQFIIIVCSKGMKYFVEKKNWKHRGVTKDAGKGEPFLFAVLTVAEKLRQAKQNSADLCKFIAVYFDYSCEGDIPAILDLSTKYKLMDNLPQLYSHLHSRDLSVQDSEAFPVNISKRNYFRSKSGRSLYVAICNMHQFIDQEPDWFEKQFIPFPPPSLHYSEPVMEKFDSGLVLNDLVNKQVMDGDFYLKTDLNISVGNSDSHCIIQHLNLGEDIETQDIQGGGSSVLQPLLHVVKASNLKDMPRDSGIYDSSVPSSELSLPLMEGLLTDQMETSSITGSVSSSSGLGEEEPPVMTATKFLVPGICKAELHCHIHTDELQAIAPL; from the exons ATGATTCTTTGGACAGCAAATGCCATTG GGATTGAATACCTGAAGGGATTTCGAGTAATACTTGAGGAGTTAAAATCAGAGGGAAGACAATGCCAGCAGATGGTTTTAAAAGATCcaaagcagctcagccccagttTTAAAAGAACA GGAATGGAGTCCCAGCCCTTTGTAAACTTGAAGTTTGAAACAGATTACTTTGTAAAGattgttccttttccttccattaaaaatgaaagcaattatCACCCATTTTTCTTCCGAACTAGAT CATGTGAATTGTTGCTACAGCCAGAAAACCTTGTCTGCAAACCTT ACTGGAAGCCAAGGAATGTGAATGTTACCCAGCAAGGTTTTAACATGCAAGTGTCCTTTGATCATGCACCTCACAACTTTGGGTTTAGGTACTACTTTCTTCAATACAAACTGAAGCATGAAGGACTGTTTAAGCAAAAGACCTGCAGACAG GAGCAGAACACAGACACTACAAGTTGTGTTCTTCAGAACGTATCTCCAGGGGATTATATCATTGAG CTGGTTGATGACACTAATACAACAAGGAAAACAATGCACTATGCACTAAAACCAG tGCACTCTCCATGGGCTGGGCCCATCAGAGCCATTGCCATCACAGTCCCTTTGGTTGTCATCTCTGCGTTTGCCACGCTTTTCACTGTCATGTGCCGCAAGAAACAGCAAG aaaatatatattccCATCTAGATGAGGAGAGCTCAGAATCTTCAGCATATGCTGCAGGTCTCCATGTGGAAAGACTTCGACCCCGGCCAAAAGTGTTCATCTGCTATTCCAGTAAAGATTGCCAGAAACACATTAATGTCATCCAGtgctttgcttattttcttcagGACTTTTGTGGCTGTGAG gtGGCTTTAGATTTGTGGGAAGATCTGAAAAACTGTAAAGAAGATCAGAAGGAGtggcttattaaaaaaattaatgagtcACAGTTTATCATCATTGTGTGTTCCAAAGGAATGAAATACTTTGTTGAAAAAAAGAACTGGAAGCACAGAGGAGTAACCAAAgatgcaggaaaaggagaaccCTTTCTCTTTGCTGTGTTGACTGTTGCAGAGAAGCTTCGTCAGGCAAAGCAGAATTCAGCTGACCTCTGCAAGTTCATTGCAGTCTACTTTGATTACTCCTGTGAAGGAGACATCCCTGCTATTCTGGATCTGAGCACAAAATACAAACTCATGGACAATCTCCCCCAGCTCTATTCACACTTACACTCCAGAGATCTTAGTGTACAGGATTCAGAGGCGTTTCCTGTTAACATTAGtaaaaggaattatttcaggAGCAAATCTGGGAGGTCCCTTTATGTTGCTATTTGCAACATGCATCAGTTCATTGATCAGGAACCAGATTGGTTTGAGAAACAATTTATTCCCTTCCCTCCACCTTCTTTACACTACTCGGAGCCTGTCATGGAAAAATTTGATTCAGGCTTGGTTTTAAATGACTTGGTCAATAAACAGGTGATGGATGGTGATTTTTACCTGAAAACAGATCTAAACATTTCAGTGGGGAATTCAGACTCTCACTGTATAATTCAGCACTTGAACCTTGGAGAAGATATAGAAACTCAGGACATTCAAGGTGGTGGCAGCTCTGTCCTTCAGCCCTTGTTACATGTCGTTAAAGCTTCAAATCTGAAAGACATGCCTCGGGATTCTGGCATCTATGATTCATCTGTCCCTTCATCTGAATTATCTTTACCTTTAATGGAAGGACTATTGACAGACCAAATGGAGACGTCTTCCATTACAGGAAGTGTTTCTTCATCATCAGGTTTAG GGGAAGAAGAACCTCCTGTAATGACTGCTACAAAGTTCTTAGTGCCTGGAATATGTAAAGCAGAACTTCATTGCCACATCCACACTGATGAACTGCAGGCAATTGCTCCTTTATAA
- the IL17RD gene encoding interleukin-17 receptor D isoform X1: MQVSFDHAPHNFGFRYYFLQYKLKHEGLFKQKTCRQEQNTDTTSCVLQNVSPGDYIIELVDDTNTTRKTMHYALKPVHSPWAGPIRAIAITVPLVVISAFATLFTVMCRKKQQENIYSHLDEESSESSAYAAGLHVERLRPRPKVFICYSSKDCQKHINVIQCFAYFLQDFCGCEVALDLWEDLKNCKEDQKEWLIKKINESQFIIIVCSKGMKYFVEKKNWKHRGVTKDAGKGEPFLFAVLTVAEKLRQAKQNSADLCKFIAVYFDYSCEGDIPAILDLSTKYKLMDNLPQLYSHLHSRDLSVQDSEAFPVNISKRNYFRSKSGRSLYVAICNMHQFIDQEPDWFEKQFIPFPPPSLHYSEPVMEKFDSGLVLNDLVNKQVMDGDFYLKTDLNISVGNSDSHCIIQHLNLGEDIETQDIQGGGSSVLQPLLHVVKASNLKDMPRDSGIYDSSVPSSELSLPLMEGLLTDQMETSSITGSVSSSSGLGEEEPPVMTATKFLVPGICKAELHCHIHTDELQAIAPL; this comes from the exons ATGCAAGTGTCCTTTGATCATGCACCTCACAACTTTGGGTTTAGGTACTACTTTCTTCAATACAAACTGAAGCATGAAGGACTGTTTAAGCAAAAGACCTGCAGACAG GAGCAGAACACAGACACTACAAGTTGTGTTCTTCAGAACGTATCTCCAGGGGATTATATCATTGAG CTGGTTGATGACACTAATACAACAAGGAAAACAATGCACTATGCACTAAAACCAG tGCACTCTCCATGGGCTGGGCCCATCAGAGCCATTGCCATCACAGTCCCTTTGGTTGTCATCTCTGCGTTTGCCACGCTTTTCACTGTCATGTGCCGCAAGAAACAGCAAG aaaatatatattccCATCTAGATGAGGAGAGCTCAGAATCTTCAGCATATGCTGCAGGTCTCCATGTGGAAAGACTTCGACCCCGGCCAAAAGTGTTCATCTGCTATTCCAGTAAAGATTGCCAGAAACACATTAATGTCATCCAGtgctttgcttattttcttcagGACTTTTGTGGCTGTGAG gtGGCTTTAGATTTGTGGGAAGATCTGAAAAACTGTAAAGAAGATCAGAAGGAGtggcttattaaaaaaattaatgagtcACAGTTTATCATCATTGTGTGTTCCAAAGGAATGAAATACTTTGTTGAAAAAAAGAACTGGAAGCACAGAGGAGTAACCAAAgatgcaggaaaaggagaaccCTTTCTCTTTGCTGTGTTGACTGTTGCAGAGAAGCTTCGTCAGGCAAAGCAGAATTCAGCTGACCTCTGCAAGTTCATTGCAGTCTACTTTGATTACTCCTGTGAAGGAGACATCCCTGCTATTCTGGATCTGAGCACAAAATACAAACTCATGGACAATCTCCCCCAGCTCTATTCACACTTACACTCCAGAGATCTTAGTGTACAGGATTCAGAGGCGTTTCCTGTTAACATTAGtaaaaggaattatttcaggAGCAAATCTGGGAGGTCCCTTTATGTTGCTATTTGCAACATGCATCAGTTCATTGATCAGGAACCAGATTGGTTTGAGAAACAATTTATTCCCTTCCCTCCACCTTCTTTACACTACTCGGAGCCTGTCATGGAAAAATTTGATTCAGGCTTGGTTTTAAATGACTTGGTCAATAAACAGGTGATGGATGGTGATTTTTACCTGAAAACAGATCTAAACATTTCAGTGGGGAATTCAGACTCTCACTGTATAATTCAGCACTTGAACCTTGGAGAAGATATAGAAACTCAGGACATTCAAGGTGGTGGCAGCTCTGTCCTTCAGCCCTTGTTACATGTCGTTAAAGCTTCAAATCTGAAAGACATGCCTCGGGATTCTGGCATCTATGATTCATCTGTCCCTTCATCTGAATTATCTTTACCTTTAATGGAAGGACTATTGACAGACCAAATGGAGACGTCTTCCATTACAGGAAGTGTTTCTTCATCATCAGGTTTAG GGGAAGAAGAACCTCCTGTAATGACTGCTACAAAGTTCTTAGTGCCTGGAATATGTAAAGCAGAACTTCATTGCCACATCCACACTGATGAACTGCAGGCAATTGCTCCTTTATAA